One window from the genome of Pseudobdellovibrionaceae bacterium encodes:
- a CDS encoding tetratricopeptide repeat protein, whose product MAQKWITRDALGRIAGPFDTSEVIQRIHQGLITEEDSVAAYPEGKWISVTKEVAFFDELLNALSGNRRGRSSEPAESPKVTSTNSTSKSITEKSNSKTKSITQTSTSDKTAVLNNDENTKTLAIEAPKDTGYGDETSRITKPIIAEVPSGITTTEKQIVTTEGAKAKASPAALFSQKDVFDIQKHQKITLVEKYNRYFGIAIILMALTAAAYFFWPEKVDSITGDEFKLRPPRFNQNKIARELEESKVTLAYAKIRQGTFADFRDAQNELIQVLESTANNKEALALLCFSYFHLWDYTEKNSRDLNAVSVVTKKATSVDRFGFQGKTCRFVDFMVRAQYQEAQKVVDDVLDSEEGASNVTFSYFNGYLKASRRDLISAEGYLSAAIARSQALSTQTSNNEFTVMWQALADVQKELGKSNEAYKSAQRILAINPAFVDAMLIKGVLEYRAFRKPKVSKSTLQKAFMLVANNKANKKKLSEAYLVLAEVALSEKNRKAALEYAVAAYNYNPGNTIAKNLAIELGGNNKVGRKKVLAQQLVIEGEQSLQESGCATAQAFFKEAYKLDPQNGYAALKTAQCLWELSFSMDAIRWIENAILADPTLIEAYVTAASFYIARYDFDAALKVLLKGRNRAPRSYEIFRGLASLELKRGNPKLAVGYCNEALKIYDADTGTLILMAKALLDLGDNDKAFQYIVRAGENDSRNVEVHTTHGKVLYKSQGIFSSMEYLTNRINSFPLEPAYRVALAEVLYEDQKLQEAERVAREALQFDAKAKSAYMVLGKVLKERGQKDQALNYFLDAHGVDPSDAEPLFEAGKIYIEGRQFDEAIKQFRRILAINPRYPNVYLNMAQVYYAQGKLEEALKEAQEEIRNYPDNYEPYILSAQIYFNLGESQRGALGNLNNETITEENAKHLENEKRATYAKMISYHKLCAGAYQQAIDIAPPQGTVYIDLSRCYRFSGDLDKAQKMVEKAINLEPGNPVVWRENGLIFEQKGDFPLAMEAYKRYLILNPNAKDRDQIVGRMRSLETKID is encoded by the coding sequence ATGGCACAAAAGTGGATCACAAGAGACGCCCTGGGAAGAATTGCAGGACCCTTTGATACCTCAGAGGTCATACAAAGAATTCACCAAGGTTTAATTACAGAAGAGGATTCTGTAGCTGCCTATCCAGAAGGCAAATGGATTTCTGTTACTAAAGAAGTGGCCTTTTTTGACGAGCTGCTTAACGCGCTGTCAGGGAATCGGCGTGGACGTTCCTCTGAACCTGCTGAGAGTCCAAAGGTGACATCTACGAATTCTACAAGCAAAAGTATTACTGAAAAAAGTAACAGCAAAACTAAGTCCATCACTCAAACTTCGACTTCAGATAAGACCGCGGTTTTAAATAATGATGAGAACACAAAAACTTTAGCCATTGAGGCTCCCAAAGATACGGGCTACGGAGATGAGACTTCAAGAATCACAAAGCCTATTATTGCGGAAGTCCCAAGTGGTATCACAACGACAGAAAAACAAATTGTGACAACAGAAGGGGCAAAAGCCAAAGCCAGTCCTGCCGCCCTTTTTTCGCAGAAAGATGTTTTTGATATTCAAAAACATCAAAAGATAACACTGGTTGAGAAGTATAATAGATATTTCGGGATTGCGATTATTCTCATGGCTTTAACTGCTGCGGCGTATTTTTTCTGGCCAGAGAAAGTAGATTCTATTACTGGAGACGAGTTTAAACTTCGACCACCAAGGTTTAACCAAAATAAAATTGCAAGGGAGCTTGAAGAGAGCAAAGTCACCTTGGCCTATGCAAAAATCAGACAAGGTACCTTTGCAGATTTTAGGGATGCACAAAATGAGTTGATTCAAGTTTTAGAAAGTACAGCAAATAACAAAGAAGCATTAGCACTACTTTGCTTTTCATATTTTCATCTTTGGGATTACACAGAAAAGAACTCAAGAGATCTCAACGCAGTAAGTGTTGTTACAAAAAAAGCAACCTCAGTAGATCGTTTTGGTTTTCAAGGGAAAACCTGTCGGTTTGTTGATTTTATGGTGAGAGCTCAGTACCAAGAAGCTCAAAAAGTTGTAGATGACGTCTTAGATAGTGAAGAGGGCGCGTCCAACGTGACGTTCAGTTATTTTAATGGATACCTTAAGGCCTCCCGTAGAGATCTTATTTCTGCTGAAGGGTATTTAAGTGCTGCCATTGCTCGAAGCCAAGCGCTTTCTACTCAAACGAGTAACAACGAGTTTACAGTGATGTGGCAGGCTTTGGCAGATGTGCAAAAAGAGTTGGGTAAATCTAATGAAGCCTATAAGTCAGCTCAAAGAATTTTAGCCATCAATCCTGCATTCGTCGATGCGATGCTCATCAAGGGTGTTTTGGAGTATCGGGCATTTAGAAAACCAAAAGTCTCAAAGAGCACTCTACAGAAAGCCTTTATGCTAGTGGCTAATAATAAAGCTAATAAAAAGAAACTTTCAGAAGCCTACTTGGTGTTAGCAGAGGTGGCACTCAGTGAAAAGAACAGGAAAGCCGCTTTAGAATACGCTGTGGCCGCCTATAACTATAACCCTGGAAATACCATTGCTAAAAACCTTGCTATTGAACTGGGTGGAAACAATAAAGTAGGACGTAAAAAAGTATTAGCGCAGCAACTTGTGATTGAGGGTGAACAGAGTTTGCAAGAGTCAGGGTGTGCTACTGCTCAGGCCTTTTTTAAAGAGGCTTACAAGTTAGATCCGCAAAACGGGTATGCAGCACTTAAAACAGCTCAGTGTTTGTGGGAGCTGAGCTTTTCCATGGATGCGATTCGTTGGATTGAAAATGCTATTTTGGCTGATCCGACACTGATCGAAGCCTATGTGACAGCCGCCAGTTTTTATATTGCTCGTTATGATTTTGATGCTGCACTGAAAGTATTATTAAAAGGCAGAAACAGAGCGCCGAGAAGTTATGAAATATTTAGGGGCCTAGCTTCTTTGGAGCTTAAAAGAGGAAATCCAAAATTAGCCGTCGGCTACTGTAATGAGGCCTTAAAGATTTATGATGCCGACACGGGCACACTCATTTTGATGGCTAAAGCATTATTGGATTTGGGTGATAATGATAAGGCCTTCCAGTATATTGTGCGCGCAGGCGAAAACGATTCGCGTAACGTAGAAGTGCACACCACTCACGGTAAGGTTCTTTATAAAAGCCAAGGTATCTTTTCCTCTATGGAGTATCTAACAAATAGGATCAACAGTTTCCCGCTTGAGCCCGCATACCGTGTGGCTTTGGCTGAGGTCTTATATGAGGACCAGAAACTACAAGAAGCAGAACGAGTGGCGCGAGAGGCTCTGCAATTTGATGCTAAAGCCAAGAGTGCTTATATGGTTTTGGGGAAGGTTCTTAAGGAGCGAGGTCAAAAGGATCAAGCGCTGAACTACTTTCTTGATGCACATGGTGTGGACCCCTCGGATGCGGAACCACTTTTTGAAGCGGGCAAGATTTATATTGAAGGGCGACAGTTTGACGAGGCCATCAAGCAGTTCAGGCGTATTCTGGCCATTAACCCAAGGTATCCCAATGTTTATTTGAATATGGCTCAGGTTTATTATGCACAAGGTAAACTGGAGGAGGCTCTTAAAGAGGCTCAAGAAGAGATTCGAAACTATCCAGATAATTACGAACCCTATATTTTATCGGCCCAAATTTACTTTAATTTAGGCGAGTCCCAAAGAGGGGCATTGGGGAATCTGAATAACGAGACGATCACAGAGGAGAATGCCAAACATCTAGAGAATGAAAAACGGGCCACCTATGCTAAGATGATCTCCTATCATAAATTATGTGCAGGCGCTTACCAGCAGGCCATTGATATTGCCCCACCGCAGGGCACGGTCTATATTGATTTATCTAGATGTTATCGTTTTTCTGGAGATTTGGATAAAGCCCAAAAAATGGTGGAAAAGGCCATTAACTTAGAGCCAGGTAACCCTGTGGTGTGGCGAGAAAATGGACTTATTTTTGAGCAAAAAGGGGATTTTCCTTTAGCCATGGAAGCCTACAAAAGATATCTCATCCTCAATCCCAACGCGAAGGATAGAGATCAGATTGTAGGGCGTATGAGAAGTCTGGAAACGAAGATTGATTAA
- the murA gene encoding UDP-N-acetylglucosamine 1-carboxyvinyltransferase: protein MDRIKIEGGQKLMGEVKASGAKNSSLPILFATLLAEGKFELNKVPHLADTLSTIALLEVLGCQSDYNNGRLIIDRPSTIEKEAPYDIVRKMRASILCLGPLVAKEKTAKVSLPGGCAIGSRPINLHLEALKKMGAQVELKDGYVYASAPEGLSGAHIAFDMPTVGGTENILMAATLAKGTTVINNAAREPEVVDLGEMLIKMGAKIKGLGTSIIEIEGVDQLHAVKHEVIADRIEVGTLLIAGAITGGKVKVTECNPEHLEAFLEKLKETGVKVEIGNNWIEVDATLGRLKSTNITTMPHPGFPTDLQAQFMTLLCACEGVGSVKETIFENRFMHVPELNRLGAEIEVNTRTAVVKGKRPAFSGTTVMATDLRASASLVLAGLIADGVTYVKRIYHLDRGYENLENKLASLGAKTQREKDL from the coding sequence ATGGATAGAATTAAAATTGAAGGTGGGCAAAAGCTGATGGGTGAGGTGAAAGCTAGCGGAGCAAAAAACTCCAGTTTACCTATTTTATTTGCAACATTGCTTGCTGAAGGAAAATTTGAGTTGAATAAAGTCCCTCATCTTGCAGACACATTATCCACCATTGCTTTGTTAGAGGTGCTGGGATGTCAGTCGGATTACAACAATGGTCGTTTGATCATTGACCGACCCTCGACGATCGAAAAAGAAGCTCCGTATGACATCGTAAGGAAAATGCGTGCTAGTATTTTATGTTTGGGGCCCCTAGTGGCAAAGGAAAAAACCGCTAAGGTCAGTTTGCCAGGGGGATGTGCCATTGGCTCGCGTCCCATCAATTTACATTTAGAAGCCTTAAAAAAAATGGGCGCTCAAGTAGAACTTAAAGATGGATATGTTTACGCCTCAGCCCCAGAGGGCCTGAGTGGTGCTCACATTGCTTTTGATATGCCGACAGTGGGTGGGACCGAAAATATTTTAATGGCAGCCACTTTGGCAAAAGGAACCACAGTCATTAACAATGCCGCACGTGAACCTGAAGTGGTCGACTTAGGAGAAATGCTCATTAAAATGGGTGCAAAAATTAAAGGTTTAGGAACCTCCATTATCGAGATTGAGGGTGTGGACCAACTTCATGCGGTAAAGCATGAAGTGATTGCGGATCGTATAGAAGTAGGGACCTTATTGATTGCGGGCGCCATCACTGGTGGAAAGGTTAAGGTTACAGAGTGTAACCCAGAGCATCTAGAGGCTTTCTTAGAAAAGCTTAAAGAAACAGGTGTGAAAGTAGAAATTGGCAATAATTGGATTGAAGTGGATGCCACACTGGGAAGACTGAAAAGTACAAATATCACAACTATGCCCCATCCAGGTTTTCCTACAGACTTACAGGCACAATTTATGACATTGCTGTGTGCTTGCGAGGGTGTGGGATCTGTGAAGGAAACCATTTTTGAGAATAGATTTATGCACGTGCCTGAGTTGAATAGACTGGGTGCGGAGATAGAGGTGAATACTAGGACTGCGGTAGTTAAAGGTAAACGTCCTGCGTTCAGTGGGACCACCGTTATGGCCACAGACCTTAGAGCCAGCGCTTCGTTAGTGTTAGCGGGGCTGATTGCAGATGGTGTGACTTATGTAAAGCGCATCTATCATTTGGATCGAGGTTATGAAAATCTAGAAAACAAACTGGCATCGCTGGGCGCTAAAACACAAAGAGAAAAAGACCTGTAA
- a CDS encoding peptide chain release factor N(5)-glutamine methyltransferase, protein MILKEIYSFIKNKYELSEPDARALIEFQLQKDFSLIIGSQEEISKRDLSLLEKEAYSLQQGYPLSYILNEHFFYKHKFYVDNNVLIPRTETEYLVELVIKDLKNQGRTPQLIMDIGAGSGCIGISLLLEYPQSKVFFVEDSPGAVAVTLRNLRNHKIDENRYAISSSLIEAQNLLAGQKLDLIVSNPPYIASEDQRVDDNVKLYEPPHALYADDDGYAYLKGWSIWSKNNIKAKGTIYFEFGEGQAGELGTYAEAQGWTYKILRDQFQVDRFWHLDEGV, encoded by the coding sequence TTGATTCTTAAAGAAATTTATAGCTTTATCAAAAATAAATACGAACTGTCTGAGCCAGATGCTCGCGCTCTTATTGAATTTCAGCTGCAAAAGGATTTTTCTTTGATCATCGGGTCACAAGAAGAGATTTCCAAGCGGGATTTAAGTTTATTGGAAAAAGAGGCTTACAGTCTTCAACAGGGCTATCCGTTATCATATATTTTAAATGAACACTTTTTTTATAAACATAAATTTTATGTAGATAACAATGTTCTCATTCCTAGAACGGAAACTGAATATCTTGTAGAACTTGTAATTAAAGATTTAAAAAACCAAGGGCGCACACCTCAACTCATCATGGATATTGGTGCAGGCAGTGGGTGTATTGGTATAAGTCTGTTGCTGGAATATCCGCAATCAAAAGTATTTTTTGTAGAAGACTCACCAGGAGCAGTGGCAGTCACTCTTAGGAATTTAAGAAATCATAAGATTGATGAAAATAGATATGCAATTAGTTCTAGTCTGATCGAAGCGCAAAACCTATTAGCAGGACAAAAATTAGACCTGATTGTTTCTAATCCGCCTTATATTGCTAGTGAAGATCAAAGAGTTGATGACAATGTGAAGCTCTATGAACCTCCTCATGCTTTGTACGCGGATGATGATGGTTACGCCTATCTAAAGGGTTGGTCTATTTGGAGTAAAAATAATATTAAAGCAAAGGGTACAATCTATTTTGAATTTGGAGAGGGTCAAGCTGGAGAACTGGGAACCTATGCGGAAGCTCAAGGTTGGACCTATAAAATCTTAAGAGATCAATTTCAGGTAGATAGATTTTGGCATTTAGATGAGGGAGTCTAA
- the prfA gene encoding peptide chain release factor 1: MFDKLQEVERKFEKVERDLQRPEVANDQKKYQQLMREFSELQPIVEAYRKYAGIKKQIQDNKQLLIDEKDEELRDLAKEELGQLEPELELLEQELKISLLPKDPNDDKNVILEIRAGAGGDEASLFAEELFRAYQHYAQSQSWSVDLMSFADGNAGGAKEIIASISGAKVFSKMKYESGVHRVQRVPQTETQGRVHTSTITVAVIPEATEVDIKLDPKDVKVDVYRSSGAGGQHVNTTDSAVRLTHLPSGIVVTCQDGRSQIQNREKAFKILYSRLQAAEEERKIKEASDQRLSQIGTGDRSERIRTYNFPQTRVTDHRIGLTLHRIDEIMGGNMSLVVDPLITYFQAEALKRSQGEG, translated from the coding sequence ATGTTCGACAAACTACAAGAAGTAGAAAGAAAGTTTGAAAAAGTGGAAAGAGATTTGCAACGTCCTGAGGTTGCAAACGACCAGAAAAAATATCAACAGCTAATGAGAGAGTTTTCCGAACTGCAACCTATCGTTGAGGCCTATCGCAAATATGCAGGAATCAAAAAACAAATCCAAGATAATAAACAGTTGTTGATTGATGAGAAGGATGAAGAACTTCGGGATTTAGCCAAAGAAGAGTTAGGACAACTAGAACCTGAATTAGAATTGCTGGAACAAGAACTTAAAATCAGTCTTTTACCCAAAGACCCCAACGACGACAAGAACGTGATTTTAGAAATCAGAGCAGGCGCAGGTGGTGATGAGGCCAGTCTGTTTGCTGAGGAATTGTTTCGTGCGTACCAACACTATGCTCAGTCCCAGTCATGGTCAGTAGACCTGATGTCTTTTGCTGATGGTAATGCAGGTGGAGCCAAAGAGATCATTGCCAGTATATCGGGTGCCAAAGTTTTTAGTAAAATGAAATACGAAAGTGGTGTTCATCGAGTGCAAAGAGTTCCGCAAACAGAAACTCAAGGCCGTGTTCATACGTCGACAATTACCGTGGCGGTGATACCAGAAGCCACTGAAGTGGATATTAAACTTGATCCTAAGGATGTCAAAGTGGATGTGTACAGATCAAGTGGTGCGGGTGGACAGCACGTTAACACCACAGACTCTGCTGTCAGATTGACACATCTTCCTTCGGGCATTGTGGTCACTTGTCAGGATGGTCGATCTCAGATTCAAAACCGTGAAAAGGCATTTAAAATTTTATACTCACGACTGCAAGCGGCAGAAGAGGAACGTAAGATTAAAGAAGCCTCCGATCAGCGTTTAAGTCAGATCGGTACAGGTGATAGATCCGAAAGAATCAGAACTTATAATTTCCCTCAGACTCGTGTGACCGATCACAGAATTGGTTTAACATTACATCGTATTGACGAGATTATGGGCGGGAATATGTCGTTGGTCGTAGATCCCTTGATCACCTACTTCCAAGCTGAAGCGCTAAAGCGTTCTCAAGGTGAGGGCTAA
- a CDS encoding type B 50S ribosomal protein L31, whose amino-acid sequence MKKDIHPNYRPVVFKDISADFAFLTYSTVQTKETIEWEDGKEYPLYKVEISSASHPFYTGTQKVLDTEGRIDRFKKKYARFSKN is encoded by the coding sequence GTGAAAAAAGACATTCATCCCAATTACAGACCCGTTGTTTTCAAAGACATTTCAGCAGACTTTGCTTTTTTAACTTACTCAACAGTTCAAACCAAAGAAACTATTGAGTGGGAAGACGGTAAAGAGTACCCGCTTTACAAAGTTGAGATTTCTAGTGCTTCACACCCTTTCTATACAGGAACACAAAAAGTTCTTGATACTGAAGGACGTATTGATCGTTTCAAGAAGAAGTACGCTCGTTTCTCAAAAAACTAG
- the rho gene encoding transcription termination factor Rho — protein MNDLTDLATKFKVENAAGLRRQELVFEILRRAATLGDIYGDGVLEILPDGYGFLRSPDYNYLPGPDDIYVSPSQIRRFGLRTGDTVVGTVRPPKEGERYFALLKVDALNYEPPQHAKDKILFDNLTPLYPCEKLKLEHNPSEYTTRVIDLMAPLGKGQRALIVAPPRTGKTVILQNIANAITANHPEVTLIVLLIDERPEEVTDMSRNVKGEVVSSTFDEPPTRHVQVAEMVIEKAKRLVEHKHDVVILLDSITRLARAYNTVVPPSGKILSGGVDSNALHRPKRFFGAARNIEEGGSLTIIATALIDTGSRMDEVIFEEFKGTGNAEILLDRKLMEKRIFPCMDINKSGTRKEDLLTDKADLNRLWILRKVLAPMNVVDSMEFLLGKLESDKTNIDFLKGMNQ, from the coding sequence ATTAACGACCTTACGGACCTTGCAACGAAGTTTAAGGTTGAAAATGCGGCGGGGCTCAGACGCCAAGAGTTAGTATTTGAAATCCTTAGAAGGGCTGCAACCTTAGGGGACATTTATGGAGATGGTGTTCTTGAAATTCTGCCAGATGGGTATGGGTTTTTAAGATCTCCTGACTATAACTATCTGCCAGGTCCAGATGACATTTACGTGAGCCCATCACAAATTCGTCGTTTTGGTCTAAGAACGGGCGATACGGTTGTAGGGACGGTAAGACCACCTAAAGAAGGAGAAAGATATTTTGCTCTTTTAAAGGTGGATGCGCTCAACTATGAGCCGCCTCAGCACGCCAAAGATAAAATTCTATTCGACAACTTAACGCCACTTTATCCTTGTGAAAAACTAAAGCTAGAGCACAACCCTTCAGAGTACACGACCCGAGTGATTGATCTTATGGCCCCCTTAGGTAAAGGCCAGAGAGCCCTTATTGTGGCTCCTCCTAGAACAGGTAAAACGGTCATTCTACAGAATATTGCTAACGCTATTACGGCCAATCACCCTGAAGTGACACTTATCGTACTGTTGATTGATGAACGTCCTGAAGAGGTGACAGACATGTCACGTAATGTGAAGGGCGAAGTGGTCAGCTCGACCTTTGACGAGCCACCAACACGACACGTTCAAGTGGCTGAAATGGTCATTGAAAAGGCCAAGCGGTTGGTGGAGCATAAGCACGATGTTGTGATCTTGCTGGACTCGATTACAAGACTTGCGCGCGCCTACAACACGGTTGTGCCACCATCTGGAAAGATTCTTTCTGGGGGTGTGGACTCCAATGCTCTGCACAGACCTAAAAGATTTTTTGGTGCGGCGAGAAACATTGAAGAAGGCGGAAGTCTCACTATTATTGCTACCGCGCTGATTGATACGGGTTCAAGAATGGACGAGGTCATTTTTGAAGAATTTAAAGGAACTGGTAACGCTGAAATTTTACTGGATCGTAAATTGATGGAAAAACGTATCTTCCCATGTATGGACATCAATAAGTCAGGTACGCGTAAAGAAGACCTGCTGACAGATAAGGCTGACTTGAACAGATTGTGGATTCTTAGAAAGGTTCTAGCCCCCATGAATGTGGTAGACAGTATGGAGTTCTTGTTGGGCAAGTTAGAATCAGACAAGACCAACATTGACTTTTTAAAGGGCATGAATCAGTAG
- a CDS encoding PilZ domain-containing protein: protein MSVGSNSGAPAPRFPVELDVEFRKSYGRDAIGGTLKNISISGAFLENSHPDIQENDKLHITINVSGRERILNATVVWKNQRGCGVKFSPFNNKDIQIVDDLIYFLESKREKRRDVLDNIFKKVA, encoded by the coding sequence ATGTCTGTTGGTTCAAATTCTGGGGCACCAGCACCAAGGTTTCCAGTCGAACTCGATGTCGAGTTTCGAAAGAGTTATGGCAGAGATGCCATTGGTGGTACACTAAAGAATATTAGCATCAGCGGCGCGTTTCTAGAAAACTCTCATCCTGACATACAAGAAAACGACAAGCTACACATTACTATCAATGTGAGTGGGCGCGAACGCATCTTAAATGCCACTGTGGTTTGGAAAAACCAACGTGGTTGTGGAGTGAAATTTTCTCCATTTAACAACAAAGACATCCAAATCGTTGACGATCTTATTTATTTTTTAGAGTCGAAACGAGAGAAACGAAGAGATGTTTTAGACAATATTTTTAAAAAAGTGGCTTAA
- a CDS encoding LysM peptidoglycan-binding domain-containing protein: MKKIILIPILMFSLLTVISCSSNNVGQDDLSISEIEDIEKTGEFNAEDFFSDEDVLEESGVAVDLEGVDSDLDISDDAELLSDVEFDEFEGENFDESSDFETDFADGSDAEFDEFDEFMTDESVAKNESFDLDDEDTAVAGAGDLDIDEDDVFAEFDNMDVADGGAGSNDLSFEDAFADDFETQQNIVDSNDVISENDLFGEQEQAVARENIVTTEETPVGGGPTASQLLGSKAETGVGQTFGVGDTVDAVAKNLVPVQKMAASPFNRAGILLNTLYIVREGDTLKSIKDKIYGSNSSANLQQLNPTIKPNNLKVGEKIYYNSPNRPNDNNRMMFYYDDIGAQAQYQEIRSGQSIRKVAQDLLGHPRSWMEVWATNPDVESKWAVSRNHNLRYFPDGIAAAPTLAQNNQPELIEPAEEEPLSVTTNMNNAGSGTVEPDFDAGFDDFAEDNNQVAANEGAVTEVQPDFDQGFNDDFDQGFGDQAANDTSFDDGLDTGMSGQDAAAQAIPDNFKNAGTKNLGPFGLDQSMIDKISLGAGGALILAGLFFIARRRRGKRESVGVDDFDFAGNTQIDEQTKTRIDL, translated from the coding sequence ATGAAAAAAATAATTCTAATACCGATCCTAATGTTTTCATTATTGACGGTCATCTCGTGCTCTTCAAACAACGTAGGACAAGATGATCTGAGCATTTCTGAAATTGAAGACATTGAAAAAACAGGTGAGTTTAATGCTGAAGACTTTTTTAGTGATGAAGATGTCTTAGAAGAAAGTGGTGTCGCTGTAGACCTTGAGGGTGTAGATAGTGACTTGGATATTAGCGACGACGCCGAGCTTTTATCTGATGTTGAGTTCGATGAGTTTGAAGGCGAGAACTTTGATGAATCCAGTGATTTTGAAACAGACTTTGCTGATGGATCAGATGCGGAGTTTGACGAATTTGATGAGTTCATGACAGACGAAAGCGTTGCCAAAAATGAAAGCTTTGATTTAGATGACGAAGACACAGCTGTTGCAGGTGCGGGCGATCTAGATATTGATGAAGACGACGTGTTTGCAGAATTTGACAATATGGATGTTGCGGATGGCGGCGCAGGAAGTAACGACCTGAGCTTTGAAGATGCCTTTGCCGATGATTTCGAGACCCAACAAAATATCGTAGACTCAAACGATGTCATTTCTGAAAATGATCTGTTTGGTGAGCAAGAGCAAGCGGTAGCCAGAGAAAACATAGTGACTACAGAGGAAACCCCTGTAGGTGGTGGCCCAACGGCATCTCAGCTTTTAGGATCAAAAGCTGAGACAGGTGTGGGTCAAACATTTGGTGTGGGTGACACAGTGGATGCTGTGGCCAAGAATCTTGTACCCGTACAAAAAATGGCGGCCTCTCCATTCAATAGAGCGGGTATTTTGTTAAATACTCTTTATATAGTCAGAGAGGGAGATACTTTAAAATCTATTAAAGATAAAATTTATGGGTCTAACAGTTCAGCCAATTTACAGCAGCTCAACCCTACAATAAAGCCAAATAACTTAAAAGTGGGCGAAAAGATTTATTACAACTCTCCTAATCGTCCAAATGATAATAATCGAATGATGTTTTATTATGATGATATTGGAGCACAAGCGCAGTATCAGGAAATCAGATCTGGTCAAAGTATCCGAAAAGTAGCACAAGACTTATTAGGTCATCCAAGAAGTTGGATGGAAGTTTGGGCGACAAACCCAGATGTTGAGTCCAAGTGGGCCGTATCAAGAAATCATAACTTAAGATACTTTCCTGATGGAATTGCAGCAGCGCCAACATTGGCTCAAAACAATCAACCTGAATTGATCGAACCTGCTGAAGAAGAGCCACTATCTGTGACCACAAATATGAACAATGCAGGTTCAGGAACTGTAGAGCCTGACTTCGATGCAGGTTTTGATGATTTTGCTGAGGATAATAACCAAGTTGCCGCCAATGAGGGTGCCGTGACGGAAGTGCAGCCCGATTTTGATCAAGGGTTTAATGATGACTTTGATCAAGGTTTTGGAGATCAAGCCGCGAATGATACTAGTTTTGATGATGGTTTGGATACGGGCATGAGTGGACAAGATGCCGCGGCTCAAGCAATACCAGACAACTTCAAAAATGCAGGAACTAAAAACTTAGGCCCATTTGGTTTGGATCAGTCTATGATTGACAAGATCAGCCTTGGTGCTGGTGGTGCGTTGATCCTAGCGGGTCTATTCTTCATTGCTCGTAGACGACGTGGTAAGCGTGAATCTGTGGGTGTAGATGATTTTGATTTTGCTGGAAACACTCAGATTGATGAGCAAACTAAAACTCGTATTGATCTGTAA
- a CDS encoding DUF192 domain-containing protein, with protein sequence MAQQKVLLTSSFGILALLLWSSVSASPKSEVVFEKSKIQLGSQVLDVDVAKTMKQKERGLMFVKQIPENYGMLFVYEGEDHRGFWMKNTLIPLSIGFFDKNKKLVEIAEMKPVKSFLDKKIDSIVSQKRAQYALEVNQGWFEKNKIGIGTPFKWINTELTQKKNHKNKIK encoded by the coding sequence ATGGCGCAGCAAAAAGTATTATTAACAAGTAGCTTTGGGATTTTAGCGCTCTTACTTTGGTCTAGTGTTTCTGCTAGCCCAAAGTCTGAGGTGGTATTTGAAAAGTCTAAAATTCAGCTTGGCAGCCAGGTTCTTGATGTGGATGTGGCAAAGACCATGAAGCAAAAAGAACGTGGTTTGATGTTTGTGAAACAAATTCCAGAGAATTACGGGATGTTATTTGTTTATGAAGGTGAGGACCACAGGGGTTTTTGGATGAAAAACACCTTGATCCCTTTATCTATAGGGTTTTTTGATAAGAATAAAAAACTAGTAGAAATCGCAGAAATGAAACCTGTTAAGAGTTTTCTGGATAAAAAAATAGACTCCATCGTCAGTCAGAAGCGGGCTCAATACGCACTGGAAGTGAATCAGGGATGGTTTGAGAAAAACAAAATCGGAATCGGAACACCTTTTAAGTGGATTAACACAGAATTAACACAAAAAAAGAATCACAAAAATAAGATCAAATAG